ACGGCCAATCGCTCAACACGCTCAGTGCAGCCTGCATGGACTGCGGGTTGGCATTGTAGCTATCATCTAACACCGTTGCGCCATGAGGTAAGGTGCGCACTTCGAGTCGCCCGGCAGCCATTTTGACACAGCCCAGTCCGGTGGCAATCTGCTCCAGCGAACAACCCACAGCATGAGCTGCCGCCGCTGCGGCCAGTGCATTATAGACTTGATGACGGCCGGGTAAAGGTAATTCCACCCGCACCTGACTTTCTCCGACATGCAGGGTAAAACTGGCCTGCTGGCCGCTGTCAATTGAGGTTGCCCGTACCTGAGTCTGGTATGTAAGAGAGAAATCGATCACCCGGACACCATCCGGAATCGGCAACGCGGCAATCAAAGCATCATCACGATTGACGACGGCAGTTGCTCCGGCTTTCAAACCGGAAAACAGCTCCCCTTTGGCGCGCGCAACGCCCTCGATATTACCAACTCCGGCGAGATGTCCGGCACCGACATTGGTAATCAAAGCCACATCCGGCTGGGCAATTTCCGTCAACCGTTCAATCTCGCCATGTTGACTCATGCCCAACTCCAGCACCATCCAACGATGTTCATCACTGAGGCGGGCCAGAGTCAGCGGCAGACCGATAAGGTTATTGAAATTCCCCTCGGTCTTTAACCCGTCGCTGCCCTGAGCCAGAATCGATGCGAGCATCTCCTTAGTTGAGGTTTTCCCGGTTGTCCCGGTGACCGCCAACACCGGCCCATCAAACCCGCTGCGGATGGTGCGGGCCAGTTCGCCGAGCGCCTGCAGGGTATCCTCCACCTGAATCACCGGGACCGGAAGACCGCCAACCACTTCTTCACTCAGACAGGCAGCAGCACCGTGTTCGACCGCTTGACGCAGATAATCGTGACCGTCGTAATTGGGGCCCTTGAGAGGCACAAACAGATCGCCGGACTGCAGGGTGCGGCTATCGGTGGACAGACCGTTGATTTCAGGATCCGTAGCCGCGGCAAGACGGCGGCCACCGACAATGGTTGCCACCTGATCACTGGTCAGATTCATGGCCATCCTCCCGTCGAGCACGCTGCTCAAGTGCCAGACGCACTTGCTCACGGTCATCAAAATGGATCTTTTGTGTACCGATCACCTGATAATCTTCATGGCCCTTTCCGGCAATTAACAACAGATCGCCGGCCCGTAACTGATTAACGGCATACACAATGGCCTCATGGCGATCTTCGATCACCACATAACACTTCCCGACACTATCCGGGTCGCCATCAACCGCAAGATTAGGGCAGATCCGCTCAATACCAACCTTGATATCATCAATAATCTTGGCCGGATTTTCGGTACGGGGATTGTCCGATGTAACAATACTCAAATCTGAGTACCGTCCGGCCACTTCGCCCATGGCAGGGCGCTTCAGAGTGTCGCGATCACCACCACAGCCGAACACGGTGATAATGCGTTGCGGTTTTAGCGCCGCCATCGCCTCAAGGGCTTTGGCCAGGGCATCGCCGGTGTGAGCATAGTCGACAACAATCAAGGCCCCAAGGGTATTGTCCACCGGCTCCAGCCGTCCCGGCACCCGATTCGCCGCTGCCAAGCCCTGTTCAATGGTAGTAATGGGCAGGTCCAACACCAGTCCGGCACCAACGGCACACAACAGGTTTTCCAGATTAAACGGCCCGACCAGGGGTGAGCGCACGGTGATCTCCCCCTGCGGGGTCTCCAGTGTTGCCACTGTTCCCTGCATGGTCTGCTCAACATCACACACCCGCACATCGGCACCGCGATGCATGCCGACACTGAGTGGTTCATTCAGTTCTCGCACCAGCTTGGCCCCATACGGATCATCGGTATTCACCACTGCAGTAAAATCACCATAGATCTGCGGCTCTTTGAACAGGCGGGTTTTCGCGGCAAAATAACTTTCCATGTTTTTGTGGTAATCGAGATGCTCCGGGGTGAGATTGGTAAACACCGCCACATCGAAGGTCAGTCCAACCACCCGACTCTGCATCAGGGCGTGCGAGGACACTTCAATCACCAGAGCATCGGCGCCCTGGGATTTAAACTCGGCAAGGATTCGTTGCAGGTCAAGTGATTCGGGCGTGGTGTGCTCTGCTTCAACGGCATCGTCACCCATGCGATTACTGATTGTCCCGACAACAGCCGGGGTATAACCGGCCTGCTTGAGAACCGATTCGAGCAGATAGGTCATGGTGGTCTTGCCATTGGTACCGGTAACACCGACGATCAGCATCCCCTGTGCGGGGTAATCGTAAAAACACGCAGCACAGCGGGCCATGGCGTAACGACTGTCGTCAACCACCACCTGAACAATCTCATCGGGCAGGTCAACAGGTTGTTCGACAACAACGGCCACCGCACCACGTTCAACGGCACTTTTGGCATAATCGTGCCCATCCACCAGCACACCACGCAAGGCAAAAAACAGGGTGCCGGGTCTCACGCAACGCGAATCGTAAGCCAGATGGGAAATTTCAACGTCCGCAGCCAGCTCCCCCTGAGAAGTGACATCGGCAACAATCTGCGATAACTTCATTGGTTCCCCTCCTGCTCTGGAGATTGCAAACGAACCCAGATGGCCACTTTCGCTGAAATGGCCGATCCGGGACGGGGCGATTGTTTGACGACGCGCCCCTCGCCGATAATCTTGATATTCAATCCGCTGTTTTCCATCAATTCGAGAATCTGGCGGGCCGTAAGACCGCGGCAATCCGGCATTACCCTGGCCCCAACCACCCGGCCCACCTGTTCGGATACCAGCACCGGGACATGGGGAATCTCGATTGGTGCTTCAACCTGCGGTGCGTCCTCTTTGGCAACCACGCTCCGCGTAGCCGGGACATGCAGATACTGCATCGATTGTTCGACAATGCGGGAAAACACCGGTGCCGCCAGCAACCCCCCATAGGCTTTGCCTTCAGGCTCATCCAATGCCACCAATACCACAATTTGCGGATTGCGGGCCGG
The nucleotide sequence above comes from Desulfuromonas acetoxidans DSM 684. Encoded proteins:
- a CDS encoding UDP-N-acetylmuramoyl-tripeptide--D-alanyl-D-alanine ligase; the protein is MNLTSDQVATIVGGRRLAAATDPEINGLSTDSRTLQSGDLFVPLKGPNYDGHDYLRQAVEHGAAACLSEEVVGGLPVPVIQVEDTLQALGELARTIRSGFDGPVLAVTGTTGKTSTKEMLASILAQGSDGLKTEGNFNNLIGLPLTLARLSDEHRWMVLELGMSQHGEIERLTEIAQPDVALITNVGAGHLAGVGNIEGVARAKGELFSGLKAGATAVVNRDDALIAALPIPDGVRVIDFSLTYQTQVRATSIDSGQQASFTLHVGESQVRVELPLPGRHQVYNALAAAAAAHAVGCSLEQIATGLGCVKMAAGRLEVRTLPHGATVLDDSYNANPQSMQAALSVLSDWPCQGTKIAVLGDMLELGDVSQACHEELGRLAAQRAEQVLCYGDWAAAVLKGVVEQGGQGAICTSHDEILDWLERQVREDDCILVKGSRGMRMEKVVHALLAQDDLNQ
- a CDS encoding UDP-N-acetylmuramoyl-L-alanyl-D-glutamate--2,6-diaminopimelate ligase; this encodes MKLSQIVADVTSQGELAADVEISHLAYDSRCVRPGTLFFALRGVLVDGHDYAKSAVERGAVAVVVEQPVDLPDEIVQVVVDDSRYAMARCAACFYDYPAQGMLIVGVTGTNGKTTMTYLLESVLKQAGYTPAVVGTISNRMGDDAVEAEHTTPESLDLQRILAEFKSQGADALVIEVSSHALMQSRVVGLTFDVAVFTNLTPEHLDYHKNMESYFAAKTRLFKEPQIYGDFTAVVNTDDPYGAKLVRELNEPLSVGMHRGADVRVCDVEQTMQGTVATLETPQGEITVRSPLVGPFNLENLLCAVGAGLVLDLPITTIEQGLAAANRVPGRLEPVDNTLGALIVVDYAHTGDALAKALEAMAALKPQRIITVFGCGGDRDTLKRPAMGEVAGRYSDLSIVTSDNPRTENPAKIIDDIKVGIERICPNLAVDGDPDSVGKCYVVIEDRHEAIVYAVNQLRAGDLLLIAGKGHEDYQVIGTQKIHFDDREQVRLALEQRARREDGHESDQ